The Vicia villosa cultivar HV-30 ecotype Madison, WI unplaced genomic scaffold, Vvil1.0 ctg.001478F_1_1, whole genome shotgun sequence DNA segment AAAGCCCCTCAAAGAACCGGATATGGTCTTCGAATGTTTCACCGTGTCTGATTTTGCTCAATGATCCATCATCTTCAACCTGAAATATTTTACAaaagatatcatttttcaagACAAATCATAGATGGAGTTGAAAGTGTTTTTTCATGCAAAGGTGTAATTCTTATCATACAACtgcaaacaaataatatagcaaTCAATATTACAATTTCCAGGTATTAAGTGTAACaagctttttttttgtttcttttactcAAAACCTGAGAAAAGCTATTAAAAGGATCTCTTCTATAATCGTTTACCTAACAATTCATTAGTTTTCATTAACAATTATTGAAATGTGTTTCTTTGTCCCAAAACCAATTTCTTGTACTATTCAAAAGCATGGCTAACTACATTAGCAAATGAAGAAAGATTGGTCCTTACCCAATACTCCGGAGGACGCATCTTTAGATTGTAAGTAGATGCCATACTCATGCAATAAGCACCAGCATCATGAACAACCAGACCAGTACCCTGCAAGAAACTCAGATTAGATAGTCAAACTTCAAACAAGTTGAGATTATTGTCATCATCATCATAgtaatgtaaataaaatatttatgcaACTATTTAATACATATCAATACATTATAGTACCTTGGCAGGAGTTGGAAGTTCTCTTCCTTTTCCTAAGAAATCGGCAGACTCACAAACAGGGCCGACCACGTCAAAAGTAGCTATCTCGGCATTTGCTGGGGCAGGGGAAACCAGTTCTATATGCTGCATTAAAAACAATATGACATTAAACATTCATTAATATCAATGATTTATAAGATAAGCTAAAAGAGAATAACAGGTACTTAAACAAATACCTGATAAGCGTCATAAAGACTTGGGCGGATAAGTTCAGCCATACTTCCGTCAATCACAATAAAGTTTTTAGAGCCATTGGTTTTGACACCTGTCACCCGGTTAACCAAGCAACAGGTATTTGCTATAAGTGATCTCCCCGGTTCAATGATGAGCTTAAGACCACGGGAAAGAACAAGCTCCCGCACCTACTCCAAccgaaaaaaattaataaattcaaTTAGGAGGGTTAGTGTGAATACGATTAAATAAGAACAGGGAGTATAAGATACATAAAAACTTATGTCCTGTTCAACGCAGACAACTACAGGATCACATTTGACAACAGACATCTAATAATTTGTGTATGGCATGAGTTTATCCTTTGCATAATTGTGTCTCTCATTAatggaaaaaaattaataatttgtaTACGACATGATTTTATTCCTTATTCTAGAAAAGAATTATGACCTAAATCACATATTATATGAAAAGATGAAGTGAGTTATATGGATAGAGTCCTCACAGTATCGATTAAATCTCTGGGTTTAGGAAGGACGGCACCGGCATGATAATAATCTATCCCAAGTCCACCACCAATATTCAAATAGTCAACTTCAAAACCCTGAGCTCGGATTTCGTCAATATAGTTGACCATAATAGCGGCAGCATCCCTGAAAATATCTACCTGGAAAGGAGGGaaaatagcaagcaacaaccactTCAACATTCATATTTAGGTAAAGATTAAGAATCAAAGACAACAGTGCAAATTGACCTAACAATGcataaataaaagaagaaaagtatATCCCAAAGCAATAAAGAacaaataataagtaataataaaggaAGAAAATATAGATGGCAGAAAAGTGTATCCCAAAGTATTAAAGCACAAAATGAAGCAGATAAAcaaagatttttttttgtataaccTTGGTAATGGTTGATCCAAGGTGACAGTGAGCTCCTACAAGCTTTAACTCAACAGGGTGCTCCTTGACAGCATCTAAAAACCACTGCAGCTTCTCATTTCTAATGCCAAACTTAGAGTTCTTATTCCCGGTGGCAACATAAGGATGGACCTAAAGATTCCAAATATAAACCAAAAGATTAACCAATGCATATGGAGGCAACATAGGAATACAAAAATATCCATTGCTTGTGAATGTTGTAGATCGTTCATAGTTTAAAAGTATGAACAGTTAGCCCTGAGAAATGTGGAAAACAGAACTTAGATGAATGTCTTGGTGATACAGATCCTCATTTTCTTCTATGTTAAAAACTTACTTCAGCCTCGTCAATACTATACTAGTAGCTAAATTCAGTGTTGTGTTAGCAGAAAAATAGTGGATTGTTAAAATTCTGCTGTGCAAATATAGCGCCTATTTGACAACATTTTGTACTAAATGGCGTATCGCATAACAACAGCGGATTGTTAAAATTCTGCTGTGCAATAGTGCCATAGCGCCTATTTGACAACATTTTATACTAAATAGAGTATCGCATGACAATAGCATTTTGTCTAAGTTCTGCTACGCTGTAGCTATATAACGTCGCTGTAGTGGCTATTTAACAGCATTGGCTATAATATtaccatattttttaaaaaacttcacATTTAATTTTCCCTTTGAAAGCATCTTTGTGGCTGTTTAAACCGCAGTTGCTTATTATTTAGTATCAATTTACCAACAAATGATAAGAAAATAACATCTTGTCGCCAAAAATTGCTAAAAGCTCTAAGTGAACCACAAGATTCTGCAACTAAGTAAATAAACTAACAATTAATATACCTGTGGATCAACATCCGGATTAATCCGAAGTAAAACATTCACCCTCTTTCCAGCAATTCTTGCGGCTGCTACAATGTTTTCCAAGTCAAACTCACTATCAATGTTGACAAACACGCCTGCTTCAGCAGCCAAGACCAAATCCTCCAAGATTTTCCCATTTCCATTAAAGATACACCTATTCATTAATGTAGTAGCCAACAATTACACCTCATAAACTTTCAACAACAGAAAAGTACAACCGaacatcaaaaccgaatccattCAAAATCATGTATATGAAAAAAAGCTTAAACCTTGTGGGATCAAATCCAGCACGAAGAGCGAGTTTAAGCTCATTTCCACTAACAAGCACAGCACCACAACCCAAGGTGTTCAAATGCTCCAAAATCTTGTAATTGTTATTGGCCTTAATAGCATAACCAATAATAGACGTTAACCCTTCCAATGCAGTCTTATAAGCTTCAACATTTCTAGTAATTTGGGGTTTAGAATACAAATAAAAAGGTCTTTTTTCAACAGATTCCATAATCTGGTCCACCTTAAGACCCTCACAGTATAGATACCCATCTTCGGACTTGCTGAAACAATGCTGAAAATGAGTGTCTTGTAATGGGGTTTTGGTTGTGTTTTGAGATAGAACTGCTCTGAGAAGGGTGGGTTTGGATTTGAGAGGGAAGAGAAGGTTTTGAGGTAAAGGGGTTTTGGTGAAAGAGTGATTGTAGGTTTTGGGAAGGGAACAAGAGTGAGAGAGGAGGTGTGTACCTGCCATGGTGATGATGGTAGAGAAGTGAAAACCCTAGAATTGGAAGAACCGAATTTGATTAGCGAGGGATTGGAGTAATGCTTTAGCGTCGGCTTTTGGAGTAAGAGGTTGATGGCTATGGAGTAAGATTGAACAGTGTGCTGAAAACGGTGCGTTTTGGAGGACCAGTAGAAGAAAGCTAATGCGTTTTTGGCGTCGCTTGAGTTTTTTAGTTctaacaagatttgttctaataaTGGAACTGAATTTGTCCCGATTGTCCCAATTCTGTTTAGTTCCGAAAGAGTTGTGTAGTGAGGGACCATATTCTGTTTAAAGGTTGATGAGTTAAGATATGGGAAAGGTCGGGTACCAAAGACCCGGATGATGAAAAAGGTTCCAACCCAATGAAGGAAAACATCTGAGGCGCCACAAAGAGTCTTAGCGTGCCAAATCCCAACAAAAACCCATGGATACAAGATTCAACTCAACCTAAGGAGGATATGAACCAAAT contains these protein-coding regions:
- the LOC131635397 gene encoding diaminopimelate decarboxylase 1, chloroplastic-like, whose protein sequence is MAGTHLLSHSCSLPKTYNHSFTKTPLPQNLLFPLKSKPTLLRAVLSQNTTKTPLQDTHFQHCFSKSEDGYLYCEGLKVDQIMESVEKRPFYLYSKPQITRNVEAYKTALEGLTSIIGYAIKANNNYKILEHLNTLGCGAVLVSGNELKLALRAGFDPTRCIFNGNGKILEDLVLAAEAGVFVNIDSEFDLENIVAAARIAGKRVNVLLRINPDVDPQVHPYVATGNKNSKFGIRNEKLQWFLDAVKEHPVELKLVGAHCHLGSTITKVDIFRDAAAIMVNYIDEIRAQGFEVDYLNIGGGLGIDYYHAGAVLPKPRDLIDTVRELVLSRGLKLIIEPGRSLIANTCCLVNRVTGVKTNGSKNFIVIDGSMAELIRPSLYDAYQHIELVSPAPANAEIATFDVVGPVCESADFLGKGRELPTPAKGTGLVVHDAGAYCMSMASTYNLKMRPPEYWVEDDGSLSKIRHGETFEDHIRFFEGL